A genome region from Prionailurus viverrinus isolate Anna chromosome A3, UM_Priviv_1.0, whole genome shotgun sequence includes the following:
- the MRPL35 gene encoding 39S ribosomal protein L35, mitochondrial yields MAASAFARAFRAASGVLRPLNILVSSACQNGVKNACLSSALSTRHFSSLQTTVVSSAPRLATSVRNLTCGHTAAILNRAAPLLPNVLKLPVRTVTYFSSRKGKRKTVKAVIYRFLRLHSGLWLRRKAGYKKKLWKKTTARKRRLREFVFCNKTQSKLLDKMTTSFWKRRNWYADDPYQKYHDRTNLKV; encoded by the exons ATGGCGGCCTCTGCCTTTGCCCGTGCCTTCAGAGCTGCATCAG GAGTCTTACGGCCCCTGAATATTTTGGTGTCTTCAGCCTGTCAAAACGGTGTCAAGAATGCCTGTCTTAGTTCTGCACTGTCCACCCGGCATTTTAGTTCTCTGCAGACAACAGTTGTTTCCTCTGCTCCCAGACTTGCCACGTCTGTCAGAAACCTGACGTGTGGACATACTGCAGCAATCCTCAATAG agcgGCCCCCTTGCTTCCAAATGTCCTGAAGCTACCAGTCAGAACCGTAACATACTTCAGTTCacggaaagggaagagaaagactgTGAAAGCTGTCATCTACAGGTTTCTTCGACTTCATTCTGGCCTGTGGCTAAGGAGGAAG GCTGgttataagaaaaaattatggaaaaagacgACTGCAAGAAAAAGGCGCTTGAGGGAATTCGTGTTCTGCAATAAAACCCAGAGTAAGCTCTTAGATAAAATGACAACGTCTTTTTGGAAGAGGCGAAACTGGTATGCTGACGATCCTTATCAGAAGTATCATGATCGGACAAACCTGAAAGTCTAG